The following proteins are encoded in a genomic region of Coffea eugenioides isolate CCC68of chromosome 6, Ceug_1.0, whole genome shotgun sequence:
- the LOC113775623 gene encoding uncharacterized protein LOC113775623: MGDRVQFEPWSRLDGKIVFVTGASSGLGREFCLDLAKAGCRVVAAARRLEPLKSLCDEINQLFPSPSTSSPVELDPNSTRAVAVELDVTADASNIEMSVKRAWNAFGHIDALVNNAGVRGSTSSSLDLTENEWNSTVRTNLTGAWLVSKYVGRHMRAAGRGGCIVNVSSIAGLNRTQMRGSVAYSSSKAGMDSMTRIMALELGGYKIRVNSISPGIFRSQITEELLTKRWINNVTERTVPLRTFGTSDPALTSLVRFLIHDSSSYVSGNHFIVDAGYSLPGVPIFSSL, encoded by the exons ATGGGGGACCGCGTCCAATTTGAACCATGGAGTCGCTTGGATGGCAAAATTGTTTTTGTCACAGGTGCATCTTCTGGGCTTGGCAGAGAGTTTTGCCTAGACCTCGCCAAGGCCGGTTGCAGGGTCGTGGCAGCCGCCCGGAGACTCGAGCCTCTCAAGTCTCTCTGTGACGAAATCAACCAACTATTTCCCTCTCCGAGCACGTCATCTCCGGTTGAGTTGGATCCTAATTCTACTCGAGCTGTGGCTGTTGAGCTTGATGTCACAGCTGATGCCTCCAACATTGAAATGTCAGTGAAAAGAGCTTGGAATGCATTTGGACATATTGATGCTTTGGTTAACAATGCTGGTGTAAGAG GTTCGACAAGTTCATCTCTGGATCTTACTGAAAATGAATGGAATTCTACCGTGAGAACAAACCTGACTGGAGCTTGGCTAGTGTCCAAGTATGTTGGTAGGCATATGCGTGCGGCAGGCAGAGGTGGCTGTATTGTTAATGTTTCATCAATTGCTGGGCTGAACCGCACGCAAATGCGCGGTTCTGTTGCCTATAGTTCTTCAAAAGCGGGCATGGACTCCATGACAAGG ATAATGGCCTTGGAATTGGGAGGGTACAAAATCAGGGTGAACTCAATAAGCCCTGGAATTTTCAGGTCTCAAATCACAGAAGAGCTTCTAACAAAGCGTTGGATTAATAATGTGACAGAGAGAACAGTTCCATTGAGAACCTTTGGCACATCAGACCCAGCTTTGACATCACTTGTCCGGTTCTTAATTCATGACTCGTCAAGCTATGTATCGGGCAATCATTTCATTGTGGATGCCGGATATTCTCTCCCAGGAGTTCCCATTTTCTCTTcactttga
- the LOC113775622 gene encoding uncharacterized protein LOC113775622, giving the protein MGDRVQFEPWSHLDGKIVFVTGASSGLGREFCLDLAKAGCKVVAAARRLERLKSLCDEINQLFPSPSTSSPVELDPNSTRAVAVELDVTADASTIETSVQRAWNAFGHIDALVNNAGVRGSISSSLDLTENEWNSTVRTNLTGAWLVSKYVGRHMREACTGGCIVNVSSISGLNRAQMRGSVAYSSSKAGMDSMTRIMALELGENKIRVNSISPGLFKSEFTEELVKKRWINNVAERTVPLRTFGTTDPALTSLVRFLIHDSSSYVSGNHFIVDAGYTLPGVPIFSSL; this is encoded by the exons ATGGGAGACCGCGTACAGTTTGAACCATGGAGTCACTTGGATGGCAAAATTGTTTTTGTCACAGGTGCATCTTCTGGGCTTGGCAGAGAATTTTGCCTAGACCTCGCCAAGGCCGGTTGCAAGGTCGTGGCAGCCGCCCGTAGACTCGAGCGGCTCAAGTCTCTCTGTGACGAAATCAACCAACTATTTCCCTCTCCAAGCACGTCATCTCCGGTTGAGTTGGATCCTAATTCTACTCGAGCTGTGGCGGTTGAGCTTGATGTCACAGCTGATGCCTCCACCATTGAAACGTCCGTACAAAGGGCATGGAATGCATTTGGACATATTGATGCTTTGGTTAACAATGCTGGTGTAAGAG GTTCAATAAGTTCATCACTGGATCTTACTGAAAATGAATGGAATTCTACCGTGAGAACAAACCTGACTGGAGCTTGGCTAGTGTCCAAGTATGTTGGTAGGCATATGCGTGAGGCATGCACAGGTGGCTGTATTGTTAATGTTTCATCAATTTCTGGGCTGAACCGAGCGCAAATGCGCGGTTCTGTTGCCTATAGTTCTTCAAAGGCCGGCATGGACTCCATGACAAGG ATAATGGCCTTGGAATTGGGAGAGAACAAAATCAGGGTGAACTCAATAAGCCCTGGACTTTTCAAGTCTGAATTCACCGAAGAGCTTGTAAAAAAGCGCTGGATTAATAATGTGGCAGAGAGAACAGTTCCATTAAGAACCTTTGGCACAACAGACCCAGCTTTGACATCACTTGTCCGGTTCTTAATTCATGACTCCTCAAGCTACGTATCGGGCAACCATTTCATTGTGGATGCTGGATATACTTTACCGGGAGTTCCCATTTTCTCTTCACTTTGA
- the LOC113775652 gene encoding uncharacterized protein LOC113775652 has product MEMTSQVASRLKPWQELRGKVVMVTGASSGLGKEFCLDLANAGCKIIAAARRIDRLETLCDEINRMSFNSDESKTSELRAVPIKLDVSANGPAIEADVQKAWDAFGRIDALVNNAGVRGRVHTPLDLSEEEWNNIIKTNLTGTWLVSKYVCIHMRDAKRGGCVINISSIVGLDRGQLPGALAYASAKVAINTMTKVMALELGKHKIRVNSIAPGIFKSEITEGLMQKDWLKNVTLKTVPLGTFGTIDPALTSVIRYLILDSSEYISGNVFIVDAGATLPGFPIFSSL; this is encoded by the exons ATGGAAATGACGAGCCAAGTCGCGAGCCGGCTGAAGCCATGGCAGGAACTGAGGGGCAAAGTGGTGATGGTAACCGGCGCGTCGTCCGGGCTTGGGAAAGAATTCTGTCTCGACTTGGCTAATGCCGGCTGCAAAATCATTGCCGCCGCTCGTAGAATCGACCGGCTTGAAACCCTCTGTGATGAGATCAACCGAATGAGTTTTAATTCGGACGAGTCTAAAACGAGTGAACTCAGGGCCGTGCCGATCAAGCTTGACGTCAGTGCCAATGGACCGGCCATTGAAGCCGATGTTCAGAAAGCTTGGGACGCGTTTGGACGCATCGATGCTCTTGTGAATAATGCCGGTGTTAGAG GCCGTGTGCATACTCCATTGGATTTATCAGAGGAAGAATGGAATAATATCATTAAGACAAATTTGACTGGAACATGGTTGGTGTCAAAGTATGTCTGCATACACATGCGTGATGCTAAGCGAGGGGGATGTGTCATCAATATATCCTCCATTGTTGGTCTTGATCGTGGACAGTTGCCTGGAGCTTTAGCATATGCCTCAGCAAAGGTTGCCATTAACACAATGACAAAG GTTATGGCATTGGAGCTGGGGAAGCACAAAATAAGAGTGAACTCAATCGCACCTGGAATTTTCAAATCTGAGATTACTGAGGGGCTCATGCAAAAAGACTGGTTGAAGAACGTTACTCTTAAAACTGTCCCTTTAGGAACATTTGGCACCATAGATCCAGCATTGACATCAGTTATTCGATATTTAATCCTTGACTCTTCTGAGTATATATCAGGCAATGTTTTTATTGTAGATGCTGGAGCAACCTTACCTGGTTTTCCAATTTTCTCCTCTCTGTGA